One genomic segment of Desulfomicrobium sp. ZS1 includes these proteins:
- a CDS encoding sigma-54-dependent Fis family transcriptional regulator, whose amino-acid sequence MEFQPDIVKQPKSGGRTRSGKKLPEAPLDSGVEILELGTEDGLGKFVIQSRTMRDLYRLATQVAGSDATILVYGESGTGKELFARLVHQLSGRRAKPFIPVNCGVLKGELFADKFFGHEAGAFTGAQRQRKGSFELAADGTLFLDEVGEIPPPNQVDFLRVLEEKTFRRLGGEKTQPFDARIVAATNRVLHKMVTVGEFRADLYYRLNVIPVTLPPLRERIDDIPPLAEYFLAMYRHRYHKPDVRLAPATLETLCGYSWPGNVRELRNLTERLVLLCAEPLIEPAHLPLEMRLATGLPATECGQNVMTLEAAVRQAEVAAIVRGWAEAGGSKAKLAEILAVSPRTLRYKLAEYDLKLT is encoded by the coding sequence ATGGAATTTCAGCCGGATATTGTCAAACAGCCCAAAAGTGGAGGGCGTACGCGGTCCGGCAAGAAATTGCCGGAAGCTCCGCTGGATTCCGGAGTGGAGATTCTGGAGCTGGGAACAGAGGACGGTCTGGGAAAGTTTGTCATCCAGTCCCGGACCATGCGCGACCTTTATCGCCTGGCTACGCAGGTTGCCGGGTCCGATGCGACCATCCTGGTCTACGGCGAATCGGGTACGGGCAAGGAGCTTTTCGCCCGCCTCGTGCACCAGCTTTCGGGTCGCAGGGCAAAGCCTTTCATCCCGGTCAATTGCGGGGTGCTCAAGGGCGAGCTCTTCGCCGACAAATTCTTCGGGCATGAGGCCGGAGCCTTCACCGGAGCCCAGCGTCAGCGTAAGGGCAGCTTTGAGCTGGCCGCCGATGGGACCCTGTTTCTGGATGAAGTGGGCGAGATTCCGCCCCCCAATCAGGTCGATTTTCTGCGTGTACTGGAAGAGAAGACCTTCCGTCGCCTGGGCGGGGAGAAGACCCAGCCCTTTGATGCACGCATCGTGGCCGCCACCAACCGGGTGCTGCACAAGATGGTCACTGTGGGGGAATTCAGGGCCGACCTGTATTATCGCCTGAATGTCATTCCGGTAACCCTTCCGCCCCTGCGTGAGCGCATCGACGACATTCCTCCTCTGGCCGAATATTTTCTGGCCATGTACCGGCATCGCTATCATAAGCCTGATGTACGTCTGGCCCCGGCCACGCTTGAGACCTTGTGCGGGTATTCCTGGCCGGGCAATGTGCGCGAGCTGCGTAACCTGACGGAACGGCTGGTCCTGCTTTGCGCCGAACCTCTGATCGAACCCGCCCACCTGCCCCTGGAGATGCGTTTGGCCACGGGCTTGCCCGCCACGGAATGCGGTCAGAACGTCATGACCCTGGAAGCGGCCGTGCGCCAGGCCGAAGTCGCGGCCATTGTCAGAGGCTGGGCCGAAGCCGGGGGCAGCAAGGCCAAATTGGCCGAGATTCTGGCCGTGAGCCCTCGTACTCTGCGCTATAAATTGGCTGAATACGATTTGAAGCTGACCTGA
- a CDS encoding energy transducer TonB gives MSNFVGISDPVCLELPELGLCGGGCSTPVALADGCVRRRRPSIAVPCVSLAAAMHGALVFLALTMAMGVSAPRPVIGISLLPALGPGMMDRGGDRSGSSLGRVAAESPEQARHVEPVATTDVVQKSPRSAPAVKKNATVRVAPEKSRGGSVAATRPRIKPREPMPQTLPSVVSVPASLGQDQIFSNEDPGAEGKTSVADLQARHAESTGAADALSHGASGTSDVMGGQGCAGSGVGGGPIGASFGDADGPSFVQRVMPRYPELARRRGREGLVLLRLVIGPGGELRDAQVVEGGGHGFDEAALAAVRASVYAPAMREGRGVECAALFPIRFTLKGS, from the coding sequence ATGAGCAATTTTGTCGGAATTTCAGATCCGGTCTGTCTTGAATTGCCTGAACTGGGACTCTGCGGGGGCGGTTGTTCCACGCCCGTGGCGCTGGCGGACGGCTGCGTCCGCCGCCGACGACCTTCGATTGCGGTGCCATGCGTGAGTCTTGCGGCTGCGATGCACGGGGCGCTTGTTTTCCTGGCTCTGACTATGGCCATGGGCGTGAGCGCGCCCCGTCCGGTGATCGGTATTTCCCTGCTGCCTGCCCTGGGTCCAGGGATGATGGATCGCGGAGGCGACCGGTCCGGGTCTTCCCTGGGGCGGGTGGCGGCTGAGAGTCCTGAGCAGGCCCGGCACGTGGAGCCCGTTGCAACTACGGATGTTGTTCAGAAATCGCCCAGGTCCGCACCGGCGGTTAAAAAAAACGCCACGGTCCGGGTTGCGCCAGAAAAATCTCGCGGCGGGTCTGTTGCCGCCACCCGGCCCCGTATAAAGCCGCGCGAGCCCATGCCGCAGACGCTGCCTTCGGTCGTGAGCGTGCCGGCTTCGCTTGGGCAGGACCAGATTTTCAGCAATGAAGATCCGGGCGCCGAAGGGAAGACATCGGTCGCAGACCTTCAAGCCCGGCACGCCGAATCAACAGGTGCCGCCGATGCCCTGTCGCATGGCGCATCCGGCACGTCCGACGTCATGGGAGGACAGGGCTGTGCTGGATCCGGGGTTGGTGGAGGTCCGATTGGAGCGTCTTTCGGCGATGCCGATGGGCCCAGCTTCGTGCAGCGAGTCATGCCCCGATATCCGGAGCTTGCACGGCGCAGGGGACGGGAGGGGCTGGTGCTGCTGCGTCTTGTTATCGGCCCTGGCGGAGAGTTGCGCGACGCCCAGGTCGTCGAGGGTGGCGGGCATGGCTTTGACGAAGCGGCCCTGGCCGCGGTCAGGGCTTCCGTCTATGCCCCGGCCATGCGGGAAGGCCGGGGCGTGGAGTGCGCCGCCTTGTTTCCCATCCGTTTCACCCTGAAGGGGAGTTGA
- a CDS encoding sulfite exporter TauE/SafE family protein, translating into MKLNTKWMRILGGAALCALLLVTLAWASNNPEIADEAAKQLAEATGTSSVLPWWAWPVILLFFCFILGIIAVLAGVGGGVLYVPLVSGFFPFHLDFVRGTGLLVALAGALAAGPGLLKRNLASLRLALPVALIASSCAILGAFLGLALPNHIIQICLGGTIMGIAILLLLSKNTARPVVTKQDALSMALGMQGAYIEPATGEIVEWKTHRTIMGLLLFIVIGIMAGMFGLGAGWANVPVLNLLMGAPLKVAVGTSKFLLSITDTSAAWVYLNQGCVIPLMAIPSIVGLMMGSFVGVRLLAIAKPTFIRYMVIGVLLFAGGKALAKGLGF; encoded by the coding sequence ATGAAACTGAACACGAAGTGGATGCGAATTCTGGGAGGGGCCGCATTGTGCGCACTCCTGTTGGTCACTTTGGCTTGGGCAAGCAATAACCCTGAAATCGCGGATGAAGCGGCCAAACAGCTGGCGGAAGCCACGGGTACATCTTCAGTCCTGCCCTGGTGGGCCTGGCCTGTCATCTTGCTGTTTTTCTGTTTTATACTTGGCATCATCGCGGTCCTTGCCGGTGTTGGCGGCGGCGTGCTCTACGTACCGCTGGTCAGCGGATTTTTCCCCTTCCACCTTGACTTTGTGCGCGGCACGGGACTGCTCGTGGCCCTGGCCGGAGCCCTGGCCGCCGGACCCGGCTTGCTGAAACGCAACCTGGCCAGTCTGCGCCTGGCACTGCCCGTTGCGCTCATAGCCTCCAGCTGCGCCATCCTCGGCGCCTTCCTTGGACTCGCGCTGCCGAACCACATAATCCAAATCTGTCTGGGCGGCACCATCATGGGTATCGCCATCCTGCTCCTGCTCTCCAAGAACACGGCCCGCCCCGTCGTCACCAAGCAGGATGCCCTGAGTATGGCCCTTGGAATGCAAGGCGCCTACATCGAGCCCGCCACCGGCGAAATCGTGGAGTGGAAAACCCACCGCACCATCATGGGCCTCTTGCTCTTCATCGTCATCGGCATCATGGCCGGCATGTTCGGACTTGGCGCGGGCTGGGCAAACGTTCCCGTCCTGAACCTGCTCATGGGCGCGCCGCTCAAGGTCGCCGTCGGTACCAGTAAATTTCTGCTCTCCATCACCGATACCTCCGCCGCCTGGGTTTATCTGAACCAGGGCTGCGTCATCCCGCTCATGGCCATACCCTCCATCGTGGGTCTGATGATGGGCTCTTTCGTTGGTGTGCGTCTGCTGGCCATCGCCAAGCCCACATTCATCCGCTACATGGTCATCGGCGTGCTGCTCTTCGCAGGTGGAAAGGCACTGGCCAAGGGCCTGGGCTTCTAA